One stretch of uncultured Fretibacterium sp. DNA includes these proteins:
- a CDS encoding PucR family transcriptional regulator ligand-binding domain-containing protein — protein MTVEEMLRIPSLSRLLVVAGHHGLQRTVSMVSVMDAPDIYNWMKGGEFLITSAYPVKDDIQYLSFLIRRLNDAGIAAFGVKLSRFIGYLPPKAIETANELGLPLISIPEEYAFTDIINPVLSRVVDQQTVNLMYSEQIHKDFLDLAVSGEDTEEILRVLHRNIGAPVAFINTCFKELSFSNGHSSLALSLNDMDPEHLTKDWLDNKDWLDGYDVYQVSSRNASFGYILTEKGVVYSACDNYVRMAVEYAGIILSLHLQSRISNQRIEEKYRDEFISDLLFHNIRSEDEIHNRSRLYGWDFRDGGCVIIADVDDFKCSYLQCANNKGYENFGRALDLVFDIVTRNILCEFENARYYKQSDHIVYIISLPENKRMEMRDKLELAFVRIREQLTAIGQYTVTIGVGRYRANIKDIGSSFNEAQTTVTLGSQLCLSNCVLHYEKMGIYRFLASTANSEDAGALCAQYIQPIVEHDTKYRSELLRTLRTLIHCGWNLKRAARELFIHYNSMKYRRSKLCKLTGSDLSDRDQQLNVEIAYKLYFISHKQPF, from the coding sequence ATGACTGTCGAAGAAATGCTGCGTATCCCTTCGTTGAGCAGGCTATTGGTCGTCGCCGGCCATCATGGACTTCAGCGGACAGTGTCCATGGTCAGCGTCATGGATGCCCCCGACATCTATAATTGGATGAAGGGCGGCGAATTCCTTATAACCTCCGCTTATCCGGTCAAGGATGATATCCAATATCTCAGCTTTCTGATTCGCCGTCTCAATGACGCCGGAATCGCTGCTTTCGGGGTCAAGTTGAGTCGTTTCATTGGATATCTGCCGCCAAAAGCGATTGAAACGGCAAACGAGCTTGGCCTGCCCTTGATCTCAATCCCTGAGGAATATGCCTTTACCGATATCATTAATCCGGTGCTTTCCCGCGTCGTTGACCAGCAGACTGTTAATTTGATGTATTCGGAACAGATTCATAAGGATTTTCTTGACCTGGCGGTGAGCGGGGAGGATACGGAGGAAATCTTGCGGGTCTTGCACCGCAATATTGGCGCGCCCGTCGCCTTTATCAATACCTGCTTCAAGGAGCTGAGTTTTTCGAATGGGCATTCGTCCCTGGCTTTGTCCCTGAACGACATGGATCCGGAACATTTGACGAAAGATTGGCTTGATAATAAAGATTGGCTTGATGGTTACGACGTTTATCAAGTCAGCAGCCGCAATGCATCTTTTGGCTATATCCTGACGGAAAAGGGAGTCGTCTATTCTGCATGTGACAATTACGTTCGTATGGCTGTGGAGTATGCGGGCATCATTCTGAGCCTTCATCTCCAGAGCCGTATTTCCAATCAGAGGATAGAGGAAAAGTATCGGGACGAGTTCATCAGCGACTTGCTTTTTCACAATATCAGGTCCGAAGACGAGATTCATAATCGTTCCCGCCTCTACGGCTGGGATTTTCGGGACGGGGGATGCGTGATTATCGCCGATGTCGACGATTTTAAATGTTCTTATCTACAATGCGCAAACAACAAGGGGTACGAAAACTTTGGGAGGGCTCTGGATCTGGTTTTCGATATCGTTACCCGCAATATTCTGTGTGAGTTTGAAAATGCCAGGTACTACAAGCAAAGCGACCATATCGTGTATATCATCTCGCTCCCGGAGAATAAACGGATGGAAATGCGAGACAAATTGGAACTCGCTTTCGTCCGAATTCGCGAGCAGTTGACAGCAATAGGCCAATATACGGTGACTATTGGGGTGGGAAGATATCGGGCCAACATCAAAGATATCGGTTCAAGCTTCAATGAAGCTCAAACGACGGTGACCTTAGGGAGTCAGCTTTGTTTGTCAAACTGCGTGCTCCATTACGAAAAAATGGGTATTTACCGTTTTTTGGCTTCCACAGCCAACAGTGAGGATGCCGGCGCGCTTTGCGCTCAATATATTCAGCCCATTGTAGAACATGATACAAAGTATCGCAGCGAACTCCTGAGGACGCTCCGGACTTTGATTCACTGCGGTTGGAATCTGAAACGTGCCGCCAGAGAGTTGTTCATTCATTACAATTCCATGAAGTATCGGCGTTCAAAACTCTGTAAACTTACTGGGAGCGATTTGAGTGATCGAGACCAGCAGTTGAACGTAGAAATTGCCTATAAGCTGTATTTCATTTCCCATAAACAGCCTTTCTGA
- a CDS encoding amidohydrolase family protein: MILKGGLLIDPKNRIEAVKDVAIVGDSVAEVSDSIAAEKGDMLISCEGLIVVPGLIDMHLHLGDLFEVSTNPIFCAVEDGVTLGLSPGAGNTFMAPSLLGAEVDHGVPMNLGVYLGAVNVLGTMLNVEELIQMFRGELDPDIACTKMSRNGITITTAPLTIGIKDHMGHFIMSDENIDKIFKITSEVGLVYMSHTQDPSHAQRMVELSRGRPLHLAHATAAGCGTHWAPAEGMQAVIDLIGDNVTAEFVTTMLREGRGSREGLQIPKDAQELAYDALASKKVGILISDGQNDATMKGFGDTRDNIPAIVELAEMGVLSLSDAVATMTCNPAELLAKRTFNPWWKEKMGHLGVGALANVTVIDRKDKLATYTIVNGQIVSFENRAYRRNGGAGGWVSKYGMLRRTGVGDLAMFSYKR, from the coding sequence GTGATCCTGAAAGGCGGCTTGCTCATTGACCCGAAAAATCGGATTGAGGCTGTTAAGGACGTGGCGATTGTGGGGGACAGCGTCGCGGAGGTCTCGGACAGCATAGCGGCGGAAAAGGGGGACATGCTCATCAGCTGTGAAGGGCTCATTGTGGTTCCCGGCCTGATTGACATGCACCTGCATCTGGGGGACTTATTTGAGGTCAGTACCAATCCGATTTTCTGCGCTGTTGAAGATGGCGTAACCTTGGGGCTGTCCCCCGGTGCTGGCAATACCTTTATGGCGCCGTCGCTTCTGGGGGCGGAGGTCGACCATGGCGTTCCGATGAATCTCGGCGTTTACCTGGGGGCCGTGAATGTATTGGGAACTATGCTGAACGTGGAGGAATTGATCCAGATGTTCAGGGGGGAGCTGGACCCTGATATTGCCTGCACGAAGATGAGCCGCAACGGTATTACCATTACGACCGCGCCGCTGACAATCGGAATCAAGGACCACATGGGACACTTCATTATGTCGGATGAAAATATCGACAAGATTTTCAAGATTACCTCGGAGGTTGGGCTTGTTTATATGAGTCACACCCAGGATCCTTCTCACGCTCAGCGTATGGTGGAGCTGTCCCGAGGGCGCCCCTTGCATCTGGCTCATGCCACTGCGGCCGGATGCGGTACCCACTGGGCTCCGGCGGAGGGGATGCAGGCAGTTATTGACCTTATAGGGGATAATGTGACGGCCGAGTTTGTGACAACGATGCTGCGGGAGGGGAGAGGAAGCAGGGAGGGGCTTCAAATACCTAAAGATGCACAGGAACTGGCCTATGACGCTTTAGCCTCGAAAAAAGTGGGGATCCTGATCTCCGATGGGCAGAATGATGCAACTATGAAGGGGTTTGGAGATACTCGCGACAATATCCCTGCCATCGTCGAGTTAGCTGAAATGGGGGTTTTAAGTCTTTCTGACGCCGTGGCCACCATGACCTGCAACCCTGCGGAGCTCTTGGCGAAGAGGACGTTCAATCCCTGGTGGAAAGAAAAGATGGGACATTTGGGAGTCGGTGCTTTGGCAAACGTTACGGTTATCGACAGGAAGGATAAATTGGCAACATACACTATTGTCAACGGTCAGATCGTTTCCTTCGAAAATCGTGCCTACCGCAGAAACGGCGGCGCCGGAGGCTGGGTCAGTAAATACGGAATGCTGCGCAGAACCGGTGTGGGGGATTTGGCGATGTTCTCTTACAAAAGATAA
- a CDS encoding M20 family metallopeptidase — protein sequence MTYAERSVELLKELIVIDSSQPEGNEDKIVNHIASCFPKNAVMHKIKHDAKRSSLVVEVPGERDEGCLAFVGHVDTVAFGDPSKWVYPPLSAYETDGKIFGRGASDMKAGVSAMTAAALALLESGRRPEKSVYFCYTADEENGGMGICSMVGQGIFNKVGEIIIAEPTENRIGTCEKGALWMRITAHGVQAHGSRPELGRNAIDMLMDFHHGLRAFLDMKTSHPILGRASISVTRLTGGIMTNVIPAEAIMELDIRIIPGQDHRLVCTRAEEVIRRICSEDARIRLDLEVLNNRPAMETPADAPILSRMRKLLGEKAMNTEEKGLYFYTDMSQITVFHPIPFIIMGPGDDKLAHQTDEYVMVDSVKTATDIYIRYLDEYY from the coding sequence ATGACGTATGCTGAGCGAAGCGTTGAACTGCTAAAAGAACTGATTGTCATCGACAGCAGCCAACCTGAGGGAAACGAGGATAAAATAGTCAATCACATCGCCTCCTGCTTCCCGAAAAATGCCGTCATGCATAAGATAAAACATGACGCAAAAAGGAGTTCGCTTGTCGTTGAAGTTCCCGGTGAACGGGACGAAGGCTGCCTTGCTTTTGTGGGGCATGTGGATACTGTAGCGTTTGGGGACCCCTCCAAGTGGGTTTACCCGCCTCTCTCCGCTTATGAGACGGATGGCAAGATTTTTGGACGAGGAGCCTCGGACATGAAGGCCGGCGTTTCGGCTATGACTGCGGCGGCCTTAGCATTGCTCGAAAGCGGAAGGCGTCCTGAAAAAAGCGTGTATTTTTGCTATACGGCCGATGAGGAGAACGGAGGCATGGGAATCTGCTCCATGGTGGGACAGGGAATTTTTAACAAGGTGGGGGAAATCATTATCGCCGAGCCCACGGAGAACAGGATCGGGACCTGTGAAAAAGGGGCCCTGTGGATGCGTATTACGGCTCACGGCGTCCAGGCGCATGGATCCAGGCCAGAATTGGGACGTAACGCGATCGACATGCTTATGGATTTTCATCACGGATTAAGAGCTTTTTTGGATATGAAAACGTCGCATCCCATTTTGGGCAGAGCAAGCATCTCCGTCACAAGGCTGACGGGTGGGATCATGACCAACGTTATTCCAGCCGAGGCGATCATGGAGTTGGATATCCGGATCATTCCGGGGCAGGATCACAGGCTTGTTTGTACGAGGGCGGAGGAGGTAATACGGAGGATCTGCTCTGAGGATGCTCGAATACGGCTGGACTTGGAGGTCCTCAACAATCGTCCCGCAATGGAGACCCCTGCTGATGCTCCAATTTTGTCGCGAATGCGAAAATTGCTTGGGGAAAAAGCTATGAATACGGAGGAGAAGGGCTTATATTTCTATACGGATATGTCCCAGATCACCGTGTTCCATCCGATTCCCTTCATCATTATGGGACCCGGAGACGATAAGCTTGCCCATCAAACGGACGAATACGTGATGGTGGACTCCGTAAAGACGGCCACGGATATTTATATTCGTTATCTTGACGAATATTATTGA
- a CDS encoding ABC transporter substrate-binding protein — MEKRGSALSCSRVFLQFFLVLGVILTLAGVGTGGELRKVKYVFPRTIEVLEDTPFWAAITLGYWKEEGLDVTLDQAFGTTDVKMVATGGAQFAGPSASILLAAIENEIPVKAVCQYDAVNIFGMAVRKDGNIKTWADMKGKTIALGDAAWEMIATPTLVAAGLDPKKDIEFVVAGENRAQMVQEGKLDILFTWIGEVYQLIAQGFDFRYIDGNEVLPNCANAIVTSTETIQKDPELVRGFIRGLQKGMYFVYCNPEAGADISVSRFPNIDISWEGAVAVQRGRIAQMFGMKPEENAKLLEKIGFAFDDKWQSNVDWAVRTDVVQKPISLSDIFTNEFLSDIDRAKVEADAKNYVFKIRDQRLAEDAKKSDKK; from the coding sequence ATGGAAAAAAGAGGGTCAGCGCTAAGTTGCAGCAGGGTGTTCCTCCAGTTTTTTCTCGTCCTCGGCGTCATTCTGACTTTGGCCGGCGTCGGGACGGGGGGCGAGCTCCGCAAGGTGAAGTATGTCTTCCCGAGGACGATCGAGGTTCTGGAGGATACTCCCTTCTGGGCCGCCATCACGCTGGGATACTGGAAGGAGGAGGGCCTGGATGTCACCCTCGACCAGGCCTTTGGGACAACCGACGTCAAGATGGTCGCTACGGGCGGAGCCCAGTTTGCGGGGCCCTCGGCCAGCATCCTTCTGGCTGCGATCGAGAACGAGATTCCCGTCAAGGCCGTCTGCCAGTACGACGCGGTGAACATCTTCGGCATGGCGGTACGCAAGGACGGGAACATCAAAACTTGGGCGGACATGAAGGGCAAGACGATCGCCCTCGGGGATGCAGCGTGGGAGATGATCGCTACCCCTACGCTGGTGGCCGCTGGCCTGGATCCCAAGAAGGATATCGAGTTCGTCGTCGCGGGGGAAAACCGAGCCCAGATGGTGCAGGAGGGCAAGCTGGACATCCTGTTCACCTGGATCGGCGAGGTCTATCAGCTCATCGCCCAGGGCTTCGACTTCCGCTATATCGACGGTAACGAGGTTCTACCCAACTGTGCCAACGCCATCGTCACCAGCACCGAGACGATCCAAAAGGATCCCGAACTCGTTCGTGGCTTTATCCGCGGCCTCCAGAAGGGCATGTACTTCGTCTACTGCAACCCGGAGGCTGGGGCCGACATCTCCGTAAGCCGCTTTCCCAACATCGACATCAGCTGGGAGGGCGCCGTCGCTGTCCAGAGAGGGCGGATCGCACAGATGTTCGGGATGAAGCCCGAGGAGAACGCCAAATTGCTGGAGAAGATCGGCTTTGCGTTCGACGACAAGTGGCAGTCCAACGTGGACTGGGCGGTCAGGACTGATGTCGTGCAGAAGCCGATTTCGCTCTCCGACATCTTCACCAACGAGTTCCTCTCCGACATCGACAGGGCAAAGGTGGAGGCGGACGCTAAAAATTACGTCTTCAAGATCCGGGATCAGCGTCTGGCCGAGGACGCCAAGAAGAGCGACAAAAAGTAA
- a CDS encoding ABC transporter permease, giving the protein MMKRHRPIVRLAASVLFLAVLLLLWQWAVAEWAIPRWILPAPLAIFRVMWEQSHVFWPHIRMSLLTVLLGFGIAVPLGILLAALLTNFKWLDRALSPYLILLVTTPLITLVPLLMYWLGYGMGVRVIAVIVQSFPIVNMNACTGFDNVARLRLELMESMQAGRLETFRRVILPSAIPEVFTGIRLATIFATTACISAEYVGGNNGLGSQIIKYSQFIKTEHAFACIFFVASIGVFLYGSVVLFERCLMRHRS; this is encoded by the coding sequence ATGATGAAAAGACACCGTCCGATCGTTCGTCTCGCGGCATCCGTCCTGTTCCTCGCAGTCCTTCTGCTCCTGTGGCAATGGGCTGTGGCTGAGTGGGCGATTCCGCGTTGGATACTGCCCGCTCCCCTGGCGATATTCCGAGTCATGTGGGAGCAATCGCACGTTTTCTGGCCCCACATCAGGATGAGCCTTCTCACCGTCCTTCTGGGCTTCGGCATCGCCGTCCCGCTCGGGATCCTGCTGGCGGCGCTGCTCACCAACTTCAAGTGGCTGGACAGGGCCCTGTCCCCCTACCTCATCCTGCTCGTCACGACCCCCCTGATCACACTGGTTCCCCTTCTGATGTACTGGCTGGGCTACGGGATGGGCGTTCGGGTCATTGCGGTTATCGTGCAATCGTTCCCCATCGTCAACATGAACGCCTGCACGGGCTTCGACAACGTAGCGCGGCTGCGCCTGGAGTTAATGGAGTCCATGCAAGCAGGAAGGCTCGAGACGTTCCGGAGGGTCATCCTCCCCTCGGCCATCCCAGAGGTCTTCACCGGCATCCGGTTGGCGACCATCTTCGCCACCACGGCGTGCATCAGCGCCGAATACGTCGGAGGCAACAACGGTCTCGGCAGCCAAATCATCAAGTACTCTCAGTTCATCAAGACGGAGCACGCCTTCGCCTGCATCTTCTTCGTCGCCTCCATCGGCGTATTCCTATACGGCTCCGTGGTTTTGTTCGAACGCTGCCTGATGCGTCACAGGTCATGA
- a CDS encoding ABC transporter ATP-binding protein → MNAVTIRLDKLNKIFRTRHRDIHALSDVDLTVGQGEFVSLVGPSGCGKSTILRMLANIVRPTSGRISINGVELSSRSRWPESLIRSLGLVFQAPNLLPWLTVRENIALPLRVFRMRDAGLEARLDDLLGRFGLEDHAGAYPAELSGGMAQKAGVLRALVHDPDILLMDEPFGALDPMTREDLDLEILELWRSSGKTIVFITHDVEEAVLLSTRVVVMGTAPGRILEEIFVDLPRPRVLSQRTDERFLALCAHIAGTIGNVDLSQVK, encoded by the coding sequence ATGAACGCAGTGACCATTCGCCTCGACAAGCTCAACAAGATATTCCGGACGCGCCATCGGGACATCCACGCCCTCTCGGATGTGGATCTCACCGTGGGCCAAGGGGAGTTCGTCTCGCTCGTTGGCCCCTCCGGCTGCGGTAAATCGACGATCCTCCGCATGCTTGCCAACATCGTCCGGCCGACCTCCGGGCGCATATCCATCAATGGGGTGGAGCTCTCCTCCCGAAGCCGCTGGCCGGAATCCTTGATCCGATCCCTCGGCCTCGTCTTCCAGGCCCCGAACCTCCTCCCATGGCTGACGGTGAGGGAGAACATCGCCTTACCGCTGCGCGTATTCCGGATGCGGGACGCTGGCCTGGAGGCTCGTCTCGACGATCTGCTCGGCCGCTTCGGGCTGGAGGATCATGCCGGGGCCTACCCGGCCGAGCTCTCAGGGGGCATGGCACAGAAGGCTGGAGTTCTCCGCGCCCTGGTGCACGACCCCGATATCCTGCTGATGGACGAACCCTTCGGCGCGCTCGACCCCATGACCCGGGAGGATCTGGATCTCGAGATCCTCGAACTTTGGCGTTCTTCGGGCAAGACGATCGTGTTCATCACCCACGACGTTGAGGAAGCGGTTCTACTCTCGACACGGGTCGTCGTCATGGGAACCGCTCCGGGACGGATTCTCGAGGAAATCTTTGTGGATCTGCCCCGGCCGAGGGTTCTCTCCCAGAGGACGGATGAGCGTTTTCTCGCCCTCTGCGCCCATATCGCCGGAACCATCGGGAACGTCGATCTCAGCCAGGTGAAGTGA
- a CDS encoding ABC transporter permease → MMKDNTTLGQRAVPLAFLVLLFAGLEFLVRVTELPRTILPPPSSIFAETARRLWSGELLPHVLFTLKVVTAGFVSSILLGMSLAAILSQFPLWVAAVTPTVILLIVTPMITLIPLLILWMGNDPNVRIVVVVIQATPIILLNTLTGFTHVDASYLELARSTGAGRFRIFRKIVFPNAMPHVFTGIKLGCIFSLIGAVSADFVAGSIGLGFRIVQYTKYIQIEMVYGTILIIGLIGIILYHLVALVERRIVIWKR, encoded by the coding sequence ATGATGAAGGACAACACGACTCTGGGACAGAGGGCTGTCCCGCTGGCCTTCCTTGTCCTGCTCTTTGCGGGACTGGAGTTTCTGGTTCGTGTCACGGAGCTTCCCCGTACCATCCTGCCCCCTCCGTCCTCCATCTTCGCCGAGACGGCCCGCCGGCTCTGGAGCGGCGAGTTGCTTCCCCACGTCCTCTTTACTCTGAAGGTTGTAACCGCGGGCTTCGTCTCCTCCATCCTCCTCGGCATGTCCTTGGCCGCTATCCTGTCCCAGTTTCCGTTGTGGGTCGCCGCCGTCACCCCGACGGTCATCCTCCTCATCGTCACACCAATGATCACGCTGATCCCCCTGCTCATCCTCTGGATGGGGAACGACCCCAACGTCCGCATCGTGGTTGTGGTGATTCAGGCCACGCCCATCATCCTGTTGAACACGTTGACCGGCTTCACCCACGTGGACGCCAGCTACCTGGAGCTGGCCCGCAGCACGGGCGCCGGCCGTTTCAGGATCTTCCGCAAAATCGTGTTTCCCAACGCGATGCCCCACGTCTTCACCGGCATCAAGCTGGGCTGCATCTTCTCGCTGATTGGGGCCGTCAGCGCGGATTTCGTGGCCGGATCGATCGGGCTCGGCTTCAGGATCGTTCAATACACCAAGTACATCCAGATCGAGATGGTCTACGGGACGATTCTGATCATCGGACTGATCGGCATCATCCTCTACCACCTCGTCGCTCTCGTGGAACGGCGCATCGTCATCTGGAAACGTTGA
- a CDS encoding ABC transporter ATP-binding protein — protein MAVQATRLRAEGIRKSFGKGPQGQRVLDGVSLALRPGEFVCLLGPSGSGKSTFMKILGGIEAADEGALVVDGHPCGLRIPRSHLAHFGFIFQSDNLLPWLSAEENVLFPLDTMALPDGRGRKERRAHAVEMLNLVGLSDYGKAYPHELSGGMRQRVGIARALVHNPSILLMDQPLGALDAITRRKLSFELLRIWRETRKSVVMVTNNVEEALLLANRICVLSPRPATVLHEVSVPIPTEERNANIVRNPEYNRLRILIEGWVRERSGRSEKI, from the coding sequence ATGGCAGTTCAAGCGACGCGGCTTCGAGCCGAGGGGATACGCAAGAGCTTCGGAAAAGGCCCTCAGGGCCAGCGCGTCCTGGACGGGGTCTCCCTGGCGCTGCGGCCTGGCGAATTTGTCTGTCTTTTGGGCCCCAGCGGATCCGGCAAATCGACGTTCATGAAGATCCTGGGCGGCATCGAGGCCGCCGACGAGGGAGCGCTGGTGGTCGACGGACATCCCTGCGGGCTGAGGATACCCCGTTCGCACCTGGCGCACTTCGGCTTCATCTTTCAAAGCGACAACCTCTTGCCCTGGCTGAGCGCCGAGGAAAATGTCCTCTTTCCGCTCGACACGATGGCCCTGCCGGACGGCCGAGGCCGTAAGGAGAGGAGGGCGCACGCCGTGGAGATGCTGAACCTGGTCGGTCTCTCCGACTACGGCAAGGCCTATCCCCACGAGCTGTCGGGGGGAATGAGGCAGAGGGTCGGAATCGCCCGGGCTCTGGTTCACAATCCCTCCATCCTGCTGATGGATCAGCCTCTGGGGGCCCTCGACGCCATCACGCGGCGCAAGCTCTCCTTCGAGCTTCTGCGCATCTGGAGGGAGACGCGCAAGAGCGTCGTAATGGTCACCAACAACGTGGAGGAGGCGCTGCTGCTGGCAAACCGGATCTGCGTCCTCTCCCCCCGGCCCGCCACCGTGCTCCACGAAGTCTCCGTCCCCATCCCGACGGAGGAGCGGAACGCGAATATCGTCCGAAATCCGGAATACAACCGTCTGAGGATCCTGATCGAGGGATGGGTTCGGGAGCGCTCGGGACGCTCGGAGAAGATATGA
- a CDS encoding SGNH/GDSL hydrolase family protein, whose translation MKYVLCYGDSNTWGCTPETMARYEFSQRWPGVMQKELGSDFHVYENALNGRTTVFDDPIEEGRCGKSTLETALLMNAPLDLVILMLGTNDTKPRFNVSAWDIGWGMDLLIQYVRRTLSPAPRILVASPVALGTNWGNTILGTCFDAASSEKSRALPKIYAYIASRNGCDFFDAALHAKAGRDCVHLAPEEHRRLGASLALEVERILCGS comes from the coding sequence ATGAAGTACGTTCTTTGTTACGGGGATTCCAACACGTGGGGCTGCACACCAGAGACCATGGCGCGCTACGAGTTCAGCCAACGATGGCCAGGAGTGATGCAGAAGGAGCTTGGATCGGACTTTCACGTCTACGAGAACGCCCTCAATGGCCGTACGACGGTCTTTGATGATCCCATAGAGGAAGGGCGCTGCGGCAAGTCGACCCTGGAGACGGCGCTGCTGATGAACGCTCCCCTGGATCTGGTCATCCTGATGCTGGGAACCAACGACACGAAGCCCCGCTTCAACGTTTCGGCATGGGATATCGGCTGGGGAATGGATCTGCTGATCCAATACGTTCGGCGCACCCTGTCCCCGGCCCCACGGATCCTGGTCGCCTCCCCGGTCGCCCTGGGCACGAACTGGGGCAACACGATCCTGGGGACATGCTTCGACGCGGCTTCCTCAGAGAAGAGCCGGGCCCTCCCAAAGATCTATGCGTACATCGCGTCGCGCAACGGCTGCGATTTCTTCGACGCGGCCCTTCACGCCAAGGCCGGCCGGGACTGCGTTCATCTAGCCCCGGAGGAACACCGCAGACTGGGGGCGTCCCTAGCGCTTGAGGTGGAGAGGATACTTTGCGGTTCCTGA
- a CDS encoding BtpA/SgcQ family protein: MSWLKEMLGTEKAIIAMCHMQAMPGDPGYDKKKGMSWVLDMCARDLSALQEGGVDAVMFSNEFSLPYLTQVQTETVAAMASVIGQLMRDIRVPFGVNVLWDAKRSLDLAVATGAKFVREIFTGVYASDFGLWNTNVGETVRHRTAIGAEDVRLLFNIVPEAARYVADRDIESVARSTVFNNRPDALCVSGLVAGTETDAQILKRVKDAVPGSVILANTGLRLENVEQQLSIADGAVVGTTFKVDGRFENSVDVSRVRAFMDKVRTFRSRPSV; encoded by the coding sequence ATGAGTTGGCTGAAGGAGATGTTGGGAACCGAGAAGGCGATCATCGCCATGTGCCATATGCAAGCGATGCCGGGAGACCCCGGGTACGACAAAAAGAAGGGGATGTCCTGGGTTCTGGACATGTGCGCCAGGGATCTGAGTGCCCTGCAGGAGGGGGGGGTGGACGCGGTGATGTTCTCCAACGAGTTCAGCCTCCCCTACCTGACTCAGGTTCAGACGGAGACCGTAGCGGCCATGGCCTCCGTCATCGGGCAGCTGATGCGCGACATCCGGGTTCCGTTCGGGGTGAACGTCCTGTGGGACGCGAAGCGCTCGCTGGATCTCGCCGTGGCCACGGGGGCAAAGTTCGTCCGGGAGATCTTCACCGGCGTCTACGCCAGCGACTTCGGGCTCTGGAACACGAACGTCGGCGAGACCGTCCGGCACAGGACGGCCATCGGTGCCGAGGACGTCCGCCTGCTCTTCAACATCGTGCCCGAGGCGGCGCGCTACGTCGCGGATCGGGACATCGAAAGCGTCGCCCGATCCACGGTCTTCAACAACCGTCCGGACGCCCTCTGCGTCTCCGGGCTCGTCGCTGGGACGGAGACGGATGCCCAGATCCTGAAGCGCGTCAAGGATGCGGTGCCCGGCAGCGTGATCCTGGCCAACACCGGTTTGAGGCTGGAGAACGTCGAACAGCAGCTCTCCATCGCGGACGGAGCCGTCGTGGGCACGACCTTTAAGGTTGACGGCCGCTTCGAGAACTCCGTCGACGTCTCCCGTGTTCGTGCCTTCATGGACAAGGTCAGGACGTTCCGCTCGAGACCTTCCGTTTAG